In one Echinicola marina genomic region, the following are encoded:
- the sov gene encoding T9SS outer membrane translocon Sov/SprA, producing the protein MFSNETTAQNVVQDTVPNLVDSLDKRRTLPSFLLWDNFETNPLFPNQTPFQNRQSPFYQTGPTQEQVEVQMDSTIHYKVYDELDSTDIAPGYYFDFEEFSKIQELRMRQEYWRNRSRGMYGESAVSGRGLIPPITMSPTFDRLFGGSEINITPTGYVNLDFGGIFRRIDNPSIPIRQQQNGGFNFDQQIQMSVNGSLGQKMQINANFDSNNSFDFENQLKVEYRGFEEDIVKSIEIGNVSMPVQNSLIQGAQNLFGVKTQLQFGKLFMTSVASTQRGRRDEIVIEGGGQGRPFEIRASEYDDNRHFFLAHFFRENYERWLRGLPQILSGVNVTRVEVYIMNRANNTETLRNFVAFMDLGEGQRIYKPENPNIGSGVPGSPASNDANQLFKTLTSNPSFRPYDNASTAIENDLNLVKGTDFSQVNGARKLAENEYTFHKELGYLSLNRKLQNDEVVAVSFEYTYNGQSYKVGEMSEDYQNRDESDVLFLKLLRPARINVNVPTWDLMMKNIYNFNANQIQQSGFQLQVIYRDDRTGLDNPSLLEGEQVKDVPLIRLMKLDNLNPQNDPQPDGNFDFVPGLTILPEKGMLIFPVLEPFGQTLSENFLPNEESLKNKFVYDTLYRTTKADAELVTRLNKYYLKGSLTAGSSSEIMLPGLNISEGSVLVRAGNIPLTEGVDYTVDYNIGRVVIINEGILSSGKRISISFEKADLVSFQTRSLLGTRFDYLFNDKFNIGGTFLYLNERPNITRISTGSETIKNSLWGLDMNYSDESRWLTKLADALPFTDTKEKSLITFNGEFAQLIPGTSNEVNGEGASYIDDFETAVTPFSLGGSSQNWNLSATPRTENDRFDLSMQTEDRLGNTYRRARLAWYNIDNVFYRESGQGVPGNINSEDRQNHYVRRVIPQEIFPQRDRDVIVTPEPLFELAYFPHERGMYNYNPNLDRRGLLTNPEENYGGITRAITSDVDFDRTNIEYIEFWLMDPFISGENGRVLDGIFNENNTTGGKLMINLGEISEDVMKDSRHAFENGLPADGDPAATTENEWGRVTSQQYLTPGFDNSPEARPNQDVGLDGLSSEDEVDYFADRFLSRLNVDPDVYAEIEADPSADKFQYYLGDELDQNDVKILERYKRFNGLENNTPINTNSNLAYTPSGSNKPDNEDLNNDNTINEIENYYEYEVDLRPGQLVVGQNNIVDKVTHNENGDEVNWYLFRIPVRQPDNVQGDITGFKSMRFIRTYLTDFEQPVVLRMAKFQMVGSQWRTFQESLYERGLFEVPEPDVSNLTVGVVNIEENSQGGPNQSPYVLPPGIIRDRDNTSTVERRLNEQSLRLCIDNLQARDARAVFKNVNLDLVQYGRLKMFFHADSEDAEDGELSAFLRLGTDYTDNYYEIEVPLHITPTGTRDPQQIWPELNEINIGIDEIVGVKSERDNSQSPQNLPYTAQVRQYKVTVVGRPELNYVQGLMIGVRNPSSTGGASKSICVWANELRVVDFNKSSGWAANARLNAQIADVATISSTIRHNTFGFGGLETRLSQRSRESSTQYDISANVQVDRLLPEALSVSIPMYVSMENATTKPQYDPLNPDVPFELALSKFRTDAEREAYKDLVLDQVKRRNISFTNVRKIKGEDNEKNKIYDLSNFSFSYAYGLVKQSNINTQDYTFETYKGNIAYSYAPEPVLIEPFKGSEKISSPYLQLIKDFNINLAPTLMTARIDMDRRFMRTQYRNDQLTTENVAPLFQKSYYINRFYSLNWDLTNNLSFDYTARVNALVDEPEGDLDTEAKRDSVRHNLRNFGRTTNYNHSLVANYHIPTEKVPILDWISTDFRYEATYSWMTGSIGQKDTLGNVIQNTRDRTFTGKLDMIKLYNKVTKLRVLNTPKRPSIPGQKQPQDTINTDGFLNGFLKFAMMLKEVSGRYSITEGTFLPGYMENTSLFGLDRSFMNPGLGFIFGSQNADIRYDLANQGLLAPSTELTQTFRQNQVKDLRLNAILEPIKDLRITLDLRKRETGQYAEIFRRNSELEEEYASINPNRLGAYSISYNIIKTAFAKNDDQNNSPLFSNFEDYRPIIKSRLETLNPGGEYNLNGQDVLVPSFLAAYSGKSAEEIDLNPFPKFPLPNWRLEYRGLSRLPLFQEHFSSINLTHNYTSAYDVSNFSNSLLYQSGLELYNSLQHYPMASITDEFGSYIPVYIFNQVVISERFAPLIGIDLLTKSRMNISFEYNTERNIGLNFSNAQVTEQSSHDFRFDLGYTKSGVKIPFKIQGQQEVLNNDLEIRVSTSIVDTQTLQRKIEEGSTITNGNLNLQIRPTIGYIINQNLKVSLYFDRTVNDPKITTAYRRSSTAFGGQLRFNLGQ; encoded by the coding sequence TTGTTTTCTAACGAGACAACCGCTCAAAATGTCGTTCAGGATACTGTACCCAATTTGGTCGATTCCCTAGACAAAAGAAGGACTTTGCCTTCCTTCTTGCTCTGGGATAATTTTGAGACCAATCCGCTATTTCCAAATCAAACACCATTCCAAAATCGTCAGTCCCCCTTTTACCAGACGGGACCAACACAGGAACAGGTGGAAGTACAAATGGACTCTACAATCCATTATAAAGTCTATGATGAATTGGATTCCACAGATATTGCCCCAGGCTATTATTTTGATTTTGAAGAATTTTCAAAGATCCAAGAACTACGCATGCGTCAGGAATACTGGAGGAACAGGTCCAGAGGTATGTATGGAGAAAGTGCCGTCAGTGGAAGAGGACTGATCCCCCCCATCACCATGAGCCCAACCTTTGACAGGCTCTTTGGAGGGAGTGAAATCAACATTACCCCTACCGGATATGTCAATCTTGACTTTGGCGGGATTTTCAGAAGGATAGATAACCCCTCCATCCCCATCAGGCAGCAGCAAAATGGTGGTTTCAACTTTGACCAGCAGATACAGATGAGCGTCAATGGTAGCCTTGGACAAAAAATGCAGATCAATGCCAATTTTGACAGCAATAATTCCTTTGACTTTGAAAATCAGTTAAAAGTCGAATACAGGGGCTTCGAGGAAGATATTGTCAAAAGTATAGAAATCGGGAATGTAAGCATGCCCGTCCAAAACAGCCTAATACAAGGAGCACAGAACCTTTTCGGAGTCAAAACCCAATTGCAGTTTGGCAAACTGTTCATGACTTCTGTCGCCTCCACCCAAAGAGGACGAAGAGATGAAATCGTCATCGAGGGCGGTGGTCAAGGTAGACCTTTTGAAATTAGGGCCTCTGAATATGATGATAACCGCCACTTCTTTTTGGCCCATTTCTTTAGGGAAAACTATGAAAGATGGCTAAGAGGCTTACCTCAAATCCTCTCTGGTGTAAATGTCACCCGCGTGGAAGTTTATATCATGAACAGGGCCAACAATACGGAAACCTTAAGGAATTTTGTAGCCTTTATGGACCTGGGAGAAGGCCAGAGGATCTATAAACCTGAAAATCCCAATATAGGATCAGGTGTACCTGGTAGTCCTGCCAGCAATGATGCCAACCAACTTTTCAAAACCCTGACCTCAAACCCATCCTTCAGGCCTTATGACAATGCTTCCACTGCCATAGAAAACGACCTTAACCTCGTGAAGGGAACTGATTTCTCCCAAGTCAATGGTGCCAGAAAACTTGCTGAAAACGAATATACCTTCCATAAGGAATTAGGCTACTTAAGCCTAAACAGAAAATTACAAAATGATGAGGTAGTCGCGGTATCCTTTGAATACACTTATAATGGACAGTCTTACAAAGTGGGTGAAATGTCTGAAGACTACCAAAACAGGGATGAATCGGATGTTTTATTTCTGAAATTATTGCGCCCCGCAAGGATCAACGTCAATGTCCCTACCTGGGATTTGATGATGAAAAACATCTATAATTTCAATGCCAACCAAATCCAACAAAGTGGCTTCCAATTACAGGTGATCTACCGGGATGACCGAACCGGACTGGATAACCCTAGCCTATTGGAAGGAGAGCAGGTAAAGGATGTGCCTTTGATCAGGCTGATGAAATTGGATAACCTGAACCCTCAAAATGACCCTCAGCCAGATGGCAATTTTGATTTTGTACCAGGCCTGACCATTCTCCCCGAAAAGGGCATGTTGATTTTCCCTGTTCTGGAACCATTCGGACAGACCCTCAGTGAGAATTTCCTTCCCAACGAAGAAAGCCTCAAGAATAAATTTGTATATGACACCCTGTACCGCACCACCAAAGCGGATGCGGAATTGGTCACTAGACTGAACAAATACTATTTAAAAGGCAGTTTGACTGCTGGATCTTCTTCAGAAATCATGCTGCCAGGTCTGAATATTTCCGAAGGCTCTGTTTTGGTAAGGGCCGGCAATATTCCATTAACTGAGGGCGTCGACTACACGGTGGATTATAATATTGGCAGGGTGGTCATTATTAATGAAGGTATACTTTCATCCGGTAAACGTATATCCATTAGTTTCGAAAAAGCGGACCTTGTTTCCTTCCAGACAAGAAGCTTATTGGGCACCCGTTTTGACTATTTGTTCAATGATAAATTCAATATCGGAGGAACCTTTCTGTATTTAAATGAAAGACCCAATATCACTAGGATCAGCACAGGAAGTGAAACCATTAAAAATAGCCTTTGGGGACTGGATATGAATTATAGTGATGAGTCCAGGTGGTTGACCAAACTGGCCGATGCGCTACCTTTTACAGACACCAAGGAAAAGTCCCTGATCACCTTTAATGGTGAATTTGCCCAACTGATCCCTGGCACCTCCAATGAAGTAAATGGAGAAGGTGCCTCGTATATTGATGATTTTGAAACGGCCGTCACACCTTTTAGCCTAGGCGGTTCCTCCCAAAACTGGAACCTTTCTGCCACTCCCCGTACCGAGAATGACCGCTTTGACCTAAGCATGCAGACTGAAGACCGTTTGGGCAATACCTACCGAAGAGCCCGCTTAGCTTGGTACAATATCGACAATGTATTCTATCGGGAAAGTGGCCAAGGTGTCCCCGGAAACATCAATTCAGAAGACCGACAAAACCATTATGTCAGAAGGGTCATTCCTCAGGAAATATTCCCGCAAAGAGACAGGGATGTGATTGTCACGCCGGAACCGCTATTTGAGTTGGCCTATTTTCCTCACGAAAGAGGGATGTACAATTATAACCCTAATTTGGATCGGCGGGGACTTCTTACCAATCCAGAAGAGAATTATGGCGGGATTACCCGTGCCATCACCTCTGATGTAGATTTTGACAGAACCAATATTGAATACATTGAATTTTGGCTGATGGATCCCTTTATCTCTGGAGAAAACGGCCGCGTGCTAGATGGAATTTTCAATGAAAACAATACTACAGGTGGTAAACTGATGATTAACCTTGGAGAAATCTCCGAGGATGTGATGAAAGACAGCAGACATGCTTTTGAAAATGGCCTTCCTGCTGATGGTGACCCTGCAGCGACCACTGAAAATGAATGGGGCCGTGTAACCAGCCAGCAGTACCTTACACCTGGTTTTGACAATTCCCCAGAAGCACGTCCCAACCAAGATGTAGGCCTGGATGGTCTCAGCAGTGAAGACGAAGTGGACTATTTTGCCGACCGTTTCCTCAGCCGTCTCAATGTGGACCCGGACGTCTATGCCGAAATTGAAGCAGACCCTTCTGCAGACAAATTCCAATATTATTTGGGTGATGAACTGGACCAAAATGACGTAAAAATCTTGGAAAGGTATAAACGGTTCAATGGGCTGGAAAATAATACGCCTATCAACACCAATTCTAATTTGGCCTATACCCCTTCTGGCTCCAACAAACCGGACAATGAAGACCTGAACAATGACAATACCATCAATGAAATAGAAAATTACTATGAATACGAGGTAGACCTTCGCCCAGGTCAATTGGTGGTAGGCCAAAACAATATTGTGGACAAGGTGACCCATAATGAAAATGGTGATGAAGTCAACTGGTACCTGTTCCGAATTCCTGTTCGCCAACCTGACAATGTCCAGGGGGACATTACAGGTTTCAAGTCCATGCGTTTTATCAGAACCTACCTGACAGATTTCGAACAGCCCGTGGTATTAAGAATGGCCAAGTTCCAAATGGTAGGAAGCCAATGGAGAACCTTCCAGGAATCCCTTTACGAAAGGGGGCTTTTTGAGGTGCCAGAACCTGATGTTTCCAATCTCACAGTGGGCGTGGTAAATATTGAAGAAAACAGCCAGGGAGGCCCTAACCAAAGCCCTTACGTACTTCCTCCAGGCATCATCAGAGACAGGGACAATACCTCTACTGTAGAAAGAAGACTGAATGAGCAATCTTTACGTTTATGTATTGATAATCTTCAGGCCAGGGATGCCAGGGCCGTATTTAAAAATGTCAACTTGGATCTGGTCCAATATGGCCGCTTAAAGATGTTCTTCCATGCAGACAGCGAAGATGCTGAAGATGGGGAATTAAGTGCTTTCTTAAGATTAGGCACGGACTATACAGATAACTATTATGAAATAGAAGTTCCACTGCACATCACCCCCACTGGCACCCGGGATCCTCAGCAAATTTGGCCTGAGTTGAATGAAATCAATATTGGCATTGATGAAATTGTAGGGGTAAAATCAGAAAGGGACAATAGCCAATCCCCACAAAATCTGCCTTATACTGCCCAAGTCAGACAGTATAAGGTCACGGTTGTGGGACGACCTGAATTAAACTATGTCCAAGGCTTGATGATCGGAGTAAGAAACCCTTCTTCTACAGGTGGGGCCAGTAAATCCATCTGTGTATGGGCCAATGAATTGCGTGTAGTCGACTTCAACAAATCTTCTGGCTGGGCTGCCAATGCAAGATTAAACGCACAAATTGCAGATGTGGCCACCATCTCTTCTACCATCAGGCACAATACATTTGGTTTTGGAGGATTGGAAACCAGATTATCCCAGAGATCCAGGGAATCCAGCACCCAATATGACATTTCTGCCAATGTGCAGGTAGACCGCTTATTACCAGAGGCATTGAGCGTTAGCATACCCATGTATGTCAGCATGGAAAATGCAACTACAAAGCCTCAGTATGACCCCTTGAACCCTGATGTTCCTTTTGAACTGGCCCTATCCAAATTCAGGACAGATGCTGAAAGGGAAGCCTATAAAGACTTGGTGCTTGACCAAGTAAAAAGAAGAAATATCAGCTTTACCAATGTGCGTAAAATCAAAGGAGAGGACAATGAAAAAAACAAAATTTATGACCTCTCCAATTTCTCCTTTTCATATGCCTATGGCTTGGTAAAACAAAGTAATATCAATACCCAGGATTATACTTTTGAAACCTATAAAGGAAATATCGCCTATAGTTATGCTCCTGAACCTGTACTCATAGAACCTTTTAAAGGCTCAGAAAAAATAAGCAGTCCTTACCTGCAATTGATCAAGGACTTCAATATAAACTTGGCCCCGACATTGATGACGGCTAGAATTGACATGGACAGGCGGTTTATGCGTACACAGTATAGAAATGATCAGCTTACCACTGAAAATGTGGCGCCATTATTCCAAAAAAGCTATTATATCAATCGCTTTTATAGCCTCAATTGGGACCTGACCAATAACCTATCCTTTGACTATACGGCAAGGGTAAACGCATTGGTGGACGAACCAGAAGGAGATCTGGACACAGAGGCCAAAAGGGATTCTGTACGGCATAACCTGAGGAATTTTGGCAGGACCACTAATTATAACCATTCCTTAGTGGCCAATTATCATATCCCAACCGAAAAAGTACCTATTCTTGATTGGATCAGCACTGATTTCCGCTACGAGGCGACATACAGCTGGATGACAGGATCCATAGGACAAAAAGACACCCTGGGGAATGTCATTCAAAACACTAGGGACCGAACCTTTACAGGTAAATTGGACATGATAAAACTGTACAATAAGGTCACCAAGCTCCGGGTACTCAACACCCCCAAAAGGCCATCCATTCCTGGACAGAAACAGCCTCAGGACACCATTAATACAGATGGTTTCTTAAATGGTTTTCTGAAGTTTGCCATGATGCTTAAAGAAGTCTCTGGTCGCTACAGCATTACAGAAGGTACTTTCCTACCCGGTTATATGGAAAATACCAGCTTATTTGGATTGGACAGGAGCTTTATGAATCCAGGCTTGGGCTTTATTTTCGGTAGCCAAAATGCTGATATTCGATACGATTTGGCCAACCAAGGACTCTTGGCTCCTAGTACAGAGCTGACGCAAACTTTCCGTCAAAACCAGGTCAAAGACCTTAGGTTGAATGCAATTTTGGAGCCTATTAAGGATTTACGCATCACCTTGGATTTACGAAAACGGGAAACGGGGCAATATGCTGAAATATTTAGGCGCAACAGTGAATTAGAAGAGGAATATGCTTCCATCAACCCTAACCGCCTTGGAGCCTATAGCATTAGCTATAATATCATTAAAACGGCCTTTGCAAAAAATGATGATCAGAACAACTCCCCATTATTCAGCAATTTTGAGGATTACAGACCCATCATCAAGTCAAGGCTAGAGACTTTGAACCCAGGAGGAGAATATAATCTCAATGGGCAAGATGTCCTGGTGCCTTCCTTCTTAGCGGCATACTCGGGTAAGTCTGCAGAAGAGATCGACCTCAATCCTTTCCCTAAATTCCCGCTGCCCAATTGGAGATTGGAATACAGAGGCCTTTCCAGGTTACCTTTGTTCCAAGAACATTTTAGTTCCATTAACCTTACGCATAATTACACTTCTGCCTATGATGTAAGTAATTTCTCCAATTCATTATTGTACCAATCGGGCCTTGAATTATACAATAGCCTGCAACATTACCCCATGGCCAGCATAACGGATGAATTTGGCAGTTATATTCCAGTTTATATTTTCAACCAGGTGGTCATTTCCGAGCGGTTTGCACCATTGATTGGCATAGACTTACTGACCAAAAGCAGAATGAACATTTCTTTTGAATACAACACGGAAAGGAATATCGGACTGAACTTCTCCAATGCGCAGGTAACAGAACAAAGCAGTCATGATTTTAGATTTGACCTAGGATACACCAAATCAGGAGTAAAAATCCCTTTCAAAATACAAGGCCAACAGGAAGTATTGAACAACGACCTGGAAATCCGGGTCAGTACCAGTATTGTGGATACACAGACCCTGCAGAGAAAGATTGAAGAAGGCAGCACCATTACCAACGGTAACCTCAATCTACAGATTAGACCTACGATTGGATATATCATTAACCAGAATCTCAAAGTTTCACTTTACTTTGACCGCACCGTCAATGATCCCAAAATCACCACAGCCTATAGAAGAAGTTCCACTGCTTTTGGCGGACAATTACGATTTAATTTAGGCCAATAG
- the gcvH gene encoding glycine cleavage system protein GcvH, whose product MNFPKELKYTKDHEWVKIEGDTATIGVTEFAQRELGDIVYVEVETVGETIEAGEVFGTVEAVKTVSDLFMPLEGEIIEFNEELEGSPELVNESPYEEGWMIKVKFENELPSDLLSAEEYAELVGE is encoded by the coding sequence ATGAATTTCCCAAAAGAATTAAAGTACACAAAAGACCACGAATGGGTTAAAATCGAAGGTGACACAGCTACTATCGGCGTAACTGAATTTGCCCAAAGAGAATTGGGTGACATCGTTTATGTAGAAGTAGAAACTGTCGGTGAAACTATCGAGGCCGGAGAAGTGTTTGGTACAGTAGAAGCAGTAAAGACTGTTTCTGACTTATTTATGCCATTGGAAGGAGAAATTATCGAATTCAATGAAGAATTGGAAGGATCTCCTGAGTTGGTCAACGAATCTCCTTATGAAGAGGGATGGATGATCAAAGTGAAGTTTGAAAACGAATTGCCTTCTGACTTGCTTTCAGCTGAAGAATACGCTGAATTGGTAGGTGAATAA
- a CDS encoding VanZ family protein: MNKENYFSDRLLPALLWLVMLLLLIMSPGDQLPEGPKIPGLDKIIHFSLFAGLLFLWNRAIMDKDESLPTKRFITNHLVLGIIFAILAEEMQQLAPNRSFDLTDIVANLTGSLIGTLCFYILYKKKSKLV; the protein is encoded by the coding sequence GTGAATAAAGAAAATTACTTTAGCGATCGCTTGCTACCCGCTTTGCTATGGTTGGTGATGTTATTATTACTGATCATGTCCCCAGGGGATCAATTACCAGAAGGCCCAAAAATACCAGGACTGGACAAAATCATCCATTTCAGCTTATTTGCAGGCCTCTTATTCTTATGGAATAGGGCAATAATGGACAAGGATGAATCCCTACCAACTAAAAGATTTATCACTAATCACTTAGTTTTGGGTATCATTTTTGCTATATTAGCAGAAGAGATGCAACAATTGGCTCCTAATAGGAGCTTTGACCTTACGGACATTGTGGCTAATCTTACAGGAAGCTTAATCGGTACCCTTTGTTTTTATATTTTATACAAGAAGAAAAGTAAGCTTGTATAA
- a CDS encoding energy transducer TonB: MEAKKTPKADLTKKSGMFLNLGLLISVGLTLFAFEYKSYESGELMDLGTVEDDFEELLDIPITEQPPPPPPPVEQPIIEEIPDEVEIEEKIEVNFDVDVQEETVIKEVVIADAPVEEKADEIFDVVETMPTPPGGMEGWNKYLSKNLKYPTQARRMGIEGTVYVVFVVNTDGSIQDVGILRGIGGGCDEEAMRVVKNAPAWEPGKQRGRPVRVKMRLPIRFKLS; encoded by the coding sequence ATGGAAGCTAAAAAGACACCAAAAGCTGATTTGACCAAAAAGTCAGGCATGTTCCTGAACCTAGGTCTATTGATCAGCGTTGGTCTTACGCTGTTTGCTTTCGAGTACAAGTCTTATGAATCAGGAGAACTGATGGACTTGGGAACAGTGGAAGACGATTTCGAGGAACTATTGGATATTCCGATTACGGAACAGCCACCTCCACCGCCTCCACCAGTAGAGCAGCCTATCATCGAGGAAATCCCTGATGAAGTTGAGATTGAAGAAAAGATCGAAGTTAACTTTGACGTGGACGTTCAGGAAGAAACTGTCATCAAAGAGGTAGTTATTGCTGATGCCCCTGTTGAGGAAAAAGCTGATGAGATTTTCGATGTGGTGGAAACCATGCCTACCCCTCCAGGTGGAATGGAAGGTTGGAACAAATACTTGAGCAAAAACCTGAAGTATCCAACTCAGGCCAGAAGAATGGGAATCGAAGGTACAGTATATGTGGTTTTCGTAGTTAACACTGATGGATCTATCCAAGATGTTGGTATCTTGAGAGGAATCGGCGGTGGTTGCGACGAAGAAGCCATGAGAGTAGTTAAAAACGCCCCTGCTTGGGAACCTGGTAAACAAAGAGGTAGACCAGTAAGGGTAAAAATGAGACTACCTATCCGATTCAAATTGAGCTAA
- a CDS encoding energy transducer TonB: MEAKKTPQADLRGKYGLFFNIGLLISVALILAAFEFKSYQKVNSLELKTESDSFDKILDIPITVHEPPLPQKVEQPKIEEVPDEEEIMDKIDEVFDINLPEEVKIPEYIINEAPPVEENAEEIFEVVETMPTPPGGLEGWAKYLNKHLKYPTQARRMGIGGTVYLYFVVNTDGSIQDITVARGIGAGCDAEAVRVLQNAPKWTPGKQRGKPVRVKMALPIKFQLQ, translated from the coding sequence ATGGAAGCAAAGAAAACTCCCCAAGCAGACCTAAGAGGGAAATATGGATTGTTTTTCAATATAGGTCTATTGATAAGTGTGGCACTAATATTGGCCGCCTTTGAATTCAAATCCTATCAAAAGGTCAATTCCTTGGAACTTAAGACCGAGTCTGATAGTTTTGACAAAATTTTGGATATTCCCATCACGGTTCATGAGCCTCCTCTCCCCCAAAAAGTGGAGCAACCCAAAATCGAGGAAGTCCCCGATGAAGAAGAGATCATGGACAAGATCGATGAAGTATTTGATATCAATCTACCCGAAGAAGTCAAGATCCCCGAATATATAATCAATGAAGCGCCACCAGTGGAGGAAAATGCAGAGGAAATATTCGAAGTGGTGGAAACCATGCCCACCCCACCTGGCGGCTTAGAAGGCTGGGCCAAATATTTGAACAAGCACCTCAAATATCCCACACAGGCCAGACGCATGGGCATAGGTGGTACCGTTTACCTCTATTTCGTAGTAAACACAGACGGCTCCATCCAAGACATTACCGTAGCCAGAGGCATTGGAGCAGGCTGTGATGCAGAAGCAGTTCGGGTACTCCAAAACGCCCCAAAATGGACCCCAGGAAAACAAAGGGGCAAGCCCGTAAGGGTAAAAATGGCCCTACCTATCAAGTTTCAGTTGCAATAA